The window GTAGGAGGAATCGCACCATGTCCGCTGAAGCCGCCACCATCAAGGCCGCCCGCCGTACCGTGATCGGGAAGGCGTCCCGCCGACTGAAGGGCGCCGGGCTCATCCCTGCCGTCCTGTACGGCCGCGGCCGCGAGACCGTCTCGATCTCGCTCGACCGCCACGACTTCGAGCAGTTCCTCGCGCACGGGGCCGGCCACACGCCGATCCTCAGGATCGAGGTCGAGGGCGAGGCCAAGCCCGTCGACGCCGTCATCAAGAGCATCCATCGCGACCCGACCAAGGACACCGTGCGCCACGTCGACTTCCTCGCGGTGAGCATGGACCGCCCGATCCACGCCTCGGTCACGATCCACTTCTCGGAGGAGTGCGCCGGCGTGAAGGCGGGTGGCGTCTTCACCGCGAACCTGCACGGCGTCGAGGTCGAGGCGCTGCCGAAGGACCTGCCCGAGGCGATCGAGGCGGACATCTCGGCGCTCGAGGTCGGCGACAACCTCCACGTCTCCGCACTCATCGTCCCCGCCGGCGTCACGGTGCTCACCGACCCCGACAGCGTCGTGTGCTCGGTCGTCGCGCCGCGCGTCGAGGTCGAGGAGGCCGCCCCGGTCGAGGAGGCCGCGGAGCCGGAGGTCATCGGCGAGAAGTCCGAGGAAGAGGAGTAGCGCCCCCGCCGCGCCCGTCGCGGCGGCCGCCTTCTCGAGG is drawn from Actinomycetota bacterium and contains these coding sequences:
- a CDS encoding 50S ribosomal protein L25, with translation MSAEAATIKAARRTVIGKASRRLKGAGLIPAVLYGRGRETVSISLDRHDFEQFLAHGAGHTPILRIEVEGEAKPVDAVIKSIHRDPTKDTVRHVDFLAVSMDRPIHASVTIHFSEECAGVKAGGVFTANLHGVEVEALPKDLPEAIEADISALEVGDNLHVSALIVPAGVTVLTDPDSVVCSVVAPRVEVEEAAPVEEAAEPEVIGEKSEEEE